A region from the Sphingobacteriales bacterium genome encodes:
- the rpsG gene encoding 30S ribosomal protein S7: MRKQKAKKRYLAPDPVYGDPLITRFVNNLMIGGKKSTAYTAFYEAMERIKKSTNEEGYEIWKKAMDNAMPAVEVKSRRIGGATFQIPTPIREDRKLFMTIRWLIQFSRKRNGKSMGDKLAAELIAAAKGEGAAVKRKEDTHKMAEANKAFSHFKV; the protein is encoded by the coding sequence ATGAGAAAGCAAAAAGCAAAAAAACGATATTTAGCACCGGATCCGGTTTATGGAGATCCGTTGATTACGCGTTTTGTCAACAACCTGATGATTGGCGGTAAAAAAAGTACTGCATATACCGCTTTTTACGAAGCGATGGAGCGTATCAAGAAATCTACCAATGAAGAAGGATATGAAATCTGGAAAAAGGCTATGGACAATGCTATGCCGGCTGTAGAAGTGAAAAGCCGAAGAATCGGTGGTGCGACTTTCCAGATTCCTACTCCGATCCGCGAAGACAGAAAATTATTTATGACTATCCGCTGGCTGATTCAGTTTTCCCGTAAAAGAAACGGTAAATCAATGGGTGATAAGCTGGCAGCAGAGTTAATCGCAGCAGCAAAAGGAGAAGGAGCGGCAGTGAAAAGAAAAGAGGATACGCATAAAATGGCAGAAGCCAACAAGGCATTCTCACACTTTAAAGTATAA
- the fusA gene encoding elongation factor G, whose translation MARDLKFTRNIGIAAHIDAGKTTTTERILYYAGVNHKIGEVHDGASTMDWMVQEAERGITITSAATTVGWKYRSNDYHVNIIDTPGHVDFTVEVNRSLRVLDGLVFLFSAVDGVEPQSETNWRLANNYNVARIGFVNKMDRAGADFLMVVEQVKKMLGSNAVPLQLPIGAEDTFKGVVDLINFRGIIWNEHDRGMTYNVVEIPADMVEEATMWREKLLEAVSEYDDKLMEKFFEDPTSITEREILDALRAACLDMKIVPMLCGSSFKDKGVQTMLDLVMELMPSPLDRPNIVGTHPDTGAEIVRKPSYDEPFTGLAFKIATDPYVGRLAFTRAYSGVLEAGSYVLNTRSGNKERISRIFQMHANKQNPIERLGAGDIGAVVGFKDIRTGDTLCAEGNPIVLESMKFPDPVIGLAIEPKTQKDADKLGMALGKLAEEDPTFKVKYDEDTAQTVISGMGELHLEIIVDRLLREFKVECNQGAPQVNYKETITQTIDHREKYAKQSGGRGKFADIQIEIGPGEEGKEGLEFVNDIFGGSIPREFIPSVEKGFKEAMKTGVLAGYEVPSLKVRLYDGSFHQVDSDSFSFEQAAKFAFREACRKANPILLEPIMKLEVITPEENTGDVVGDLNRRRGMMEGMEMKNNANVIKAKVPLSEMFGYVTDLRTITSGRATSIMEFSHYAQAPNNITEQVVAKAKSKVKAD comes from the coding sequence ATGGCACGCGATTTAAAATTTACAAGGAATATTGGTATTGCAGCTCACATTGATGCTGGCAAAACAACTACGACTGAACGTATTTTGTACTATGCCGGTGTTAACCACAAGATTGGAGAGGTACACGATGGTGCTTCTACAATGGACTGGATGGTTCAGGAAGCTGAACGTGGAATCACCATTACTTCTGCAGCAACTACGGTCGGCTGGAAGTACAGAAGTAATGATTATCACGTAAATATCATAGATACTCCCGGACACGTTGACTTCACGGTTGAAGTAAACCGCTCGCTGCGTGTATTGGACGGACTGGTTTTCCTGTTTTCTGCAGTGGATGGTGTAGAGCCTCAGTCAGAAACGAACTGGCGCTTGGCAAATAACTATAATGTAGCCCGTATCGGTTTCGTCAATAAAATGGACAGAGCAGGTGCAGACTTCCTGATGGTGGTGGAGCAGGTGAAAAAGATGTTGGGTTCAAATGCAGTTCCATTGCAATTGCCAATCGGTGCAGAAGATACATTTAAGGGTGTGGTGGATTTAATCAACTTCAGAGGTATCATCTGGAATGAACATGACAGAGGTATGACATACAATGTAGTGGAAATCCCTGCCGATATGGTGGAGGAGGCTACCATGTGGAGAGAGAAACTATTGGAAGCGGTATCTGAATATGATGATAAACTGATGGAAAAATTCTTCGAAGATCCAACTTCCATCACTGAAAGAGAAATCTTGGATGCACTTCGTGCAGCTTGCCTGGATATGAAAATTGTCCCGATGCTGTGCGGTTCATCTTTCAAAGATAAAGGCGTTCAAACCATGCTGGATTTAGTAATGGAATTGATGCCAAGTCCGTTAGACAGACCTAATATTGTGGGCACACATCCTGATACAGGCGCGGAAATCGTTCGTAAACCTAGCTACGACGAGCCTTTTACAGGTTTGGCATTTAAAATTGCAACAGACCCTTATGTTGGTCGTCTGGCGTTTACACGTGCTTATTCAGGTGTATTGGAGGCTGGTTCATACGTATTGAATACCAGAAGTGGAAATAAGGAACGTATTTCCCGTATTTTCCAAATGCATGCCAATAAACAGAATCCTATTGAAAGATTGGGAGCTGGGGATATCGGTGCTGTGGTAGGTTTTAAAGATATCAGGACAGGGGATACCCTTTGTGCTGAAGGAAATCCTATCGTGCTGGAGTCTATGAAATTCCCTGATCCGGTTATTGGTTTGGCAATCGAGCCTAAAACACAAAAAGATGCCGACAAATTAGGTATGGCATTGGGCAAGCTGGCTGAAGAGGATCCTACATTCAAGGTGAAATACGATGAAGATACGGCGCAAACCGTTATCAGCGGTATGGGTGAGTTACACCTCGAAATCATCGTTGACCGTTTGTTGCGTGAGTTCAAAGTGGAATGTAACCAGGGAGCTCCTCAGGTAAATTATAAAGAAACGATTACACAGACGATTGACCATAGAGAAAAATATGCAAAACAGTCTGGCGGTCGTGGAAAATTCGCAGATATTCAGATAGAAATAGGACCGGGCGAAGAAGGAAAAGAAGGTTTGGAATTCGTGAATGATATCTTTGGTGGTTCAATCCCACGTGAGTTTATCCCTTCTGTAGAAAAAGGATTTAAGGAGGCGATGAAAACGGGTGTTTTGGCGGGTTATGAAGTGCCAAGTCTGAAAGTACGTTTATATGATGGGTCTTTCCACCAGGTGGACTCGGATTCATTCTCTTTTGAGCAGGCCGCGAAATTCGCTTTCCGCGAAGCATGCAGAAAAGCGAATCCTATCTTGCTGGAACCTATCATGAAACTGGAAGTAATCACTCCGGAAGAAAACACGGGTGATGTGGTAGGTGACCTAAACCGTCGTCGTGGTATGATGGAAGGTATGGAAATGAAAAACAATGCCAACGTAATCAAGGCAAAAGTTCCATTGTCCGAAATGTTTGGTTATGTGACCGATCTGAGAACCATCACATCCGGTAGAGCAACCTCCATCATGGAGTTTTCTCATTATGCCCAGGCACCGAACAACATTACAGAGCAGGTGGTGGCAAAAGCAAAATCTAAAGTAAAAGCTGATTAA
- the rpsJ gene encoding 30S ribosomal protein S10, with translation MAQKIRIKLKSYDHNLVDKSAEKIVKTVRSAGAVVTGPIPLPTNKKIFTVLKSPHVNKVAREQFKLCTYKRLLDIYSATPKTVDALMKLELPSGVDVEIKV, from the coding sequence ATGGCACAGAAAATTAGAATAAAATTAAAATCGTACGATCACAATCTGGTGGACAAGTCTGCTGAAAAAATCGTAAAAACGGTGCGCAGTGCCGGAGCAGTGGTAACCGGTCCAATTCCATTGCCTACCAACAAGAAAATATTTACGGTGTTGAAATCACCACACGTAAATAAGGTGGCGAGAGAGCAGTTCAAATTGTGTACGTACAAGAGATTATTGGATATTTACAGTGCAACACCAAAAACTGTAGATGCATTAATGAAATTAGAATTACCAAGTGGTGTGGATGTAGAAATTAAAGTGTAA